In Nitrospira defluvii, the genomic stretch CTCGCTTCACGACCAGTCACATTCGCGCGCTCCTTCTTGCCGTCGCCCTCGTTGCGGCCCTCGCAGCGCTCCCCTCCCCCACGCCCGCGCAAGACTTTCCTCCGGACGTCGTCAGAGGGAAAGCTGTCTATCAGCGTCACTGCCTCAGCTGTCATGGCGCTGGCGGATGGGGTGACGGCCCCGATGCCGCCGCCTTGAGGGTCCCGCCGGCCAACTTC encodes the following:
- a CDS encoding c-type cytochrome, giving the protein MPRFTTSHIRALLLAVALVAALAALPSPTPAQDFPPDVVRGKAVYQRHCLSCHGAGGWGDGPDAAALRVPPANFHRFKSFLKSDEELLRTIEHGIVFSPMHSWQGQLSETERQDALAYIRLLVQQGR